One window of Phycisphaeraceae bacterium genomic DNA carries:
- a CDS encoding MBL fold metallo-hydrolase has product MDVRIISIGALSAHPLWNEREPVRTGHATTTLIRTQGHTILVDPGLPEQALIARLRERSGLKPSDITHVFLTSFHPECRRALPAFTSAKWWIGEIERETVGVPLAKALAEMHGREDPERIEDLRLEVAMLRRCEVAPDRLAPGVDLYPMPGVSPGLCGLLLSSASTTTILCGDSIPTIEHLEQGKILPWAENIDQAGETFREAVETADTLILGRDNIVTNPTKRPF; this is encoded by the coding sequence ATGGACGTCCGCATCATCAGCATCGGTGCGCTCAGCGCTCACCCGCTCTGGAACGAGCGCGAGCCCGTCCGCACCGGGCACGCCACCACAACACTCATCCGCACCCAGGGGCACACCATCCTCGTCGATCCCGGCCTCCCCGAGCAGGCCCTCATCGCGCGCCTGCGCGAGCGCTCGGGGCTCAAGCCCTCCGACATCACCCACGTCTTCCTCACCTCGTTCCACCCCGAGTGCCGCCGCGCACTCCCAGCATTCACCAGCGCCAAGTGGTGGATAGGTGAGATCGAGCGCGAGACCGTCGGCGTCCCCCTCGCCAAGGCCCTCGCCGAGATGCACGGACGTGAAGACCCCGAACGCATCGAAGACCTCCGCCTCGAAGTCGCGATGCTCCGACGCTGCGAGGTCGCGCCCGACCGGCTCGCGCCCGGTGTCGATCTCTACCCCATGCCCGGCGTCTCCCCAGGACTCTGCGGGCTCCTCCTCTCCTCCGCCAGCACAACCACCATCCTCTGCGGCGATTCCATCCCCACCATCGAGCACCTCGAGCAGGGCAAGATCCTCCCCTGGGCAGAGAACATCGATCAGGCCGGCGAGACCTTCCGCGAAGCCGTCGAGACCGCCGACACCCTCATCCTCGGACGCGACAACATCGTCACAAATCCGACCAAGCGCCCTTTCTGA
- a CDS encoding FAD:protein FMN transferase: MVSGPVSSTRLLGLWFPRRLGVLLGVLLGVAMGLGLGCGGARGRDVGAVREERLERHEFMRVQMGVQSRIVLYAVDAASARRGAASAFDRIAALEQAMSDYRPDSEASVLARAGAGVMSSVSDELFDVLSVSEEVSHATDGAFDVTIGPVVRLWREARRTGDAPSVERVREAWGRVGFARVELDRGSLAGARRVRMRADGMGLDFGGIGKGFAAQRAVEHLKKSGFPRCLVALAGDVVVGDAPLDAEGRPAAGWRIDVETGIEGRAARSLVLRDAAVSTSGDSVQFFEIGGVRYAHIIDGRLSRRAEGVSVEDQRFGYRRGVTVVSERGEWADALGTALAIVGPEWLERGEGERVRSLLERFGGSWALIEWERVSDGGVESVEVGAKR, from the coding sequence ATGGTGTCTGGTCCTGTGAGTTCGACGCGGCTCCTGGGGCTTTGGTTCCCTCGCCGGCTGGGCGTGTTGTTGGGCGTGTTGTTGGGCGTTGCGATGGGGCTGGGGCTGGGGTGTGGTGGCGCGCGGGGGCGCGATGTGGGGGCCGTGCGTGAGGAGCGGCTTGAGCGACACGAGTTTATGAGGGTGCAGATGGGGGTCCAGTCGCGGATCGTGCTGTACGCGGTGGATGCGGCGTCGGCGCGGCGTGGCGCGGCGTCGGCGTTTGATCGCATCGCGGCCCTTGAACAGGCGATGAGCGATTATCGACCCGATTCGGAGGCATCGGTTCTTGCGCGCGCGGGCGCGGGGGTGATGTCGTCGGTGAGTGATGAACTGTTCGATGTGCTGAGCGTGTCTGAGGAGGTGTCGCACGCGACCGATGGGGCGTTCGACGTGACGATCGGGCCGGTTGTGCGGCTGTGGCGTGAGGCGAGAAGAACGGGCGATGCGCCGAGTGTGGAGCGGGTGCGTGAGGCGTGGGGCAGGGTGGGGTTTGCGCGCGTCGAGCTCGATCGCGGATCGCTCGCGGGGGCGCGGCGGGTGAGGATGAGGGCGGATGGGATGGGATTGGATTTCGGGGGGATCGGCAAGGGGTTCGCAGCGCAGCGCGCGGTGGAGCACTTGAAGAAGAGCGGGTTCCCGAGGTGTTTGGTTGCGCTCGCGGGCGATGTTGTGGTCGGTGATGCGCCGCTGGATGCGGAGGGTCGACCGGCGGCGGGGTGGCGGATCGATGTCGAGACGGGGATTGAGGGGCGCGCGGCGCGTTCGCTGGTGCTGCGTGACGCGGCGGTGTCGACTTCCGGGGATTCGGTGCAGTTCTTCGAGATCGGGGGCGTGCGGTACGCGCACATCATCGATGGGCGGCTGTCACGGAGGGCCGAGGGTGTGAGTGTTGAGGACCAGCGGTTCGGTTATCGACGAGGCGTGACGGTTGTGAGCGAGAGGGGGGAGTGGGCCGATGCGCTCGGTACGGCGCTTGCGATTGTCGGCCCGGAGTGGCTGGAGCGGGGCGAGGGTGAGCGGGTTCGATCGCTGCTGGAGCGATTCGGGGGCTCGTGGGCTCTGATCGAGTGGGAGCGGGTCTCGGATGGGGGTGTGGAGTCGGTTGAGGTCGGGGCGAAGAGATAG
- a CDS encoding SUMF1/EgtB/PvdO family nonheme iron enzyme: protein MDTTRRSQTSRTSARLLSLLGLALPLSLAQHTHASQPAPAAPASTKLAPIEQEIPGAALSITLIPIPGDETKGIKPFYISATELTWPAFDPFVYRLDEPNDTSGSDATTRPSKPYLPPDRGFGHDGYAAISMSFHSAQMYCKWLSAKSGKTYRLPTEAEWELACGSEPASATLTEAAWFADNADGKPHPVASKAANAFGLHDMLGNVQEWCLGADGKPVTKGGSYRDPAELLTPTHRAPQTSAWNSSDPQIPKSKWWLSDGPFVGFRIVREAD, encoded by the coding sequence ATGGACACCACCAGACGCTCTCAGACCTCTCGAACATCCGCACGCCTGCTCTCGCTCCTCGGGCTCGCGCTTCCACTCTCACTCGCCCAGCATACTCACGCCTCCCAGCCCGCGCCCGCCGCGCCCGCCTCGACCAAACTCGCCCCCATCGAGCAAGAGATCCCAGGCGCCGCGCTCAGCATCACACTCATCCCCATCCCCGGCGATGAAACCAAAGGCATCAAGCCCTTCTACATCAGCGCCACCGAACTCACCTGGCCCGCGTTCGATCCCTTCGTCTACCGACTCGACGAACCCAACGACACCAGCGGCTCCGACGCCACCACACGCCCGAGCAAGCCATACCTCCCACCCGACCGCGGCTTCGGCCACGACGGATACGCCGCCATCAGCATGTCGTTCCACAGCGCACAGATGTACTGCAAGTGGCTCAGCGCAAAGTCGGGAAAGACCTATCGCCTGCCGACGGAGGCGGAGTGGGAGCTCGCGTGCGGCTCAGAGCCCGCATCCGCAACACTGACAGAAGCGGCGTGGTTCGCCGACAACGCCGACGGCAAGCCCCACCCCGTCGCGAGCAAGGCAGCCAATGCGTTCGGGCTTCATGACATGCTCGGCAACGTCCAGGAATGGTGCTTGGGCGCCGACGGCAAGCCCGTGACCAAGGGCGGCAGCTACCGCGACCCCGCCGAACTGCTCACCCCAACCCACCGCGCCCCCCAGACATCCGCCTGGAACTCCAGCGACCCGCAGATCCCCAAGAGCAAGTGGTGGCTCTCCGACGGCCCCTTCGTCGGCTTCCGAATCGTCCGCGAAGCAGACTGA
- a CDS encoding glycine--tRNA ligase, with translation MSDTPSTSPVKSMDAIMALCKRRGFIYQASEIYGGINGFWDYGPLGAQMKKNLRDAWWQDMIMRPCWGKDGPNGKPVRCVPVETRIIQHPKVWEASGHVGGFNDPMVDDKETKQRFRADHLQGVFRDGRFGPESEPKKLAAQLMRQYDGASTVFPPYKTIIANSADEALQSILTDRKTQKSLGLNVLDGKMGSFNTALLIVQEGDMVLTVGVRAVSMNELTFQNEEIPSPYSQKKGSLTKPRQFNLMFFTYTGATATEDDKVYLRPETAQGVFVQFKNVVDTTRVKIPFGIGNTGTSFRNEITPRNFTFRSREFEQAELEFFCHPDESVAWYKFWRDFRMQWWQSIGLTSENLILREHEKDELSHYSSGTSDVEYRFPFTAPGYGELEGIAHRGCYDLTQHQQHSGVKMEYNDTERGEVLPNGGRRGERYIPHCIEPAAGLDRGVLALICEAYTRDESRPSPEFMKFHPRIAPIKAAIFPLVAKDGMPEVAEKLQTDLNARFWKLGGIELDEKQSIGKRYARMDEAGCPYCFTIDGDTMKDQTVTCRDRDTGAQTRISIDKVGDFLAEKLGV, from the coding sequence ATGTCCGACACCCCCTCCACATCCCCAGTGAAGTCCATGGACGCCATCATGGCCCTCTGCAAGCGCAGGGGATTCATCTACCAGGCCTCCGAGATCTACGGCGGCATCAACGGCTTCTGGGATTACGGCCCCCTCGGCGCCCAGATGAAGAAGAACCTCCGAGACGCCTGGTGGCAGGACATGATCATGCGCCCCTGCTGGGGCAAGGACGGCCCCAACGGCAAACCCGTCCGCTGCGTCCCCGTCGAGACACGCATCATCCAGCACCCCAAGGTCTGGGAAGCCAGCGGCCACGTCGGCGGCTTCAACGACCCGATGGTGGATGACAAAGAGACGAAGCAGAGATTCCGGGCGGATCATCTGCAGGGAGTGTTCCGTGACGGGAGATTTGGACCTGAATCTGAGCCGAAGAAACTCGCGGCACAACTCATGCGGCAGTACGACGGGGCATCAACAGTCTTTCCGCCGTACAAGACGATTATTGCGAACAGCGCTGATGAGGCCCTCCAGTCGATCTTGACGGATCGAAAGACACAGAAATCCCTTGGACTCAACGTGCTGGATGGCAAGATGGGGTCCTTCAACACAGCGCTCTTGATTGTTCAAGAGGGTGATATGGTGTTGACCGTCGGTGTCCGTGCTGTATCCATGAACGAGTTGACGTTTCAGAACGAAGAAATTCCATCGCCATACAGCCAGAAAAAGGGCTCGTTGACCAAGCCGCGTCAGTTCAACCTGATGTTCTTCACCTACACCGGTGCTACTGCGACCGAAGACGATAAGGTCTACCTCCGTCCCGAGACCGCGCAGGGCGTCTTTGTGCAGTTCAAGAACGTGGTGGACACCACGCGCGTCAAGATCCCCTTCGGCATCGGCAACACGGGAACGTCGTTTCGCAACGAGATCACGCCCCGCAACTTCACCTTCCGCTCCCGCGAGTTCGAGCAGGCCGAGCTCGAGTTCTTCTGCCACCCCGACGAGTCCGTCGCCTGGTACAAGTTCTGGCGCGACTTCCGCATGCAGTGGTGGCAGTCCATCGGCCTCACCAGCGAGAACCTCATCCTCCGCGAGCACGAAAAAGACGAGCTCTCGCACTACTCCAGCGGCACATCCGACGTCGAGTACCGCTTCCCCTTCACCGCACCCGGCTACGGCGAGCTCGAAGGCATCGCGCACCGCGGCTGCTACGACCTCACCCAGCACCAGCAGCACTCCGGCGTCAAGATGGAGTACAACGACACCGAACGCGGCGAGGTGCTGCCCAATGGCGGGCGGCGCGGCGAGCGCTACATCCCCCACTGCATCGAGCCCGCCGCCGGACTCGACCGGGGCGTCCTCGCCCTCATCTGCGAGGCGTACACCCGCGACGAGAGCCGCCCAAGCCCGGAGTTCATGAAGTTCCACCCCCGCATCGCCCCCATCAAGGCCGCCATCTTCCCCCTCGTCGCCAAGGACGGCATGCCCGAAGTCGCGGAGAAGCTGCAGACCGATCTCAACGCCCGCTTCTGGAAGCTCGGCGGCATCGAGTTGGACGAGAAACAGTCCATCGGCAAGCGCTACGCCCGCATGGACGAAGCCGGCTGCCCGTACTGCTTCACGATCGATGGCGACACCATGAAAGACCAGACCGTCACCTGCCGCGACAGAGACACCGGCGCGCAGACACGCATCTCGATCGACAAAGTCGGCGACTTCCTCGCGGAGAAGCTCGGCGTCTGA
- a CDS encoding alpha/beta fold hydrolase, which produces MDARTKAAGFTQARRCLARLLALGLIGYGVWCTMLFSMQDRMLFPREFAEATGAPTNAERLAITIESSPGRGGEVEAFLSLPQGEGPFPLVVAFHGNAECVDGLDWYRERYTGRAWAVLTPEYRGYGRSSGKPSQKAIVADAVQFIDLLLNRPEIDASRIVYHGRSLGGAVAAQVARERPPRAMILESTFTSIASMAAGYGVPPFLVKNPFRTDRVLREYTGPVLLLHGIDDTIIPIEHSRRLAKRAPQRGANATHAPATRTLIEMPGGHNDFPVDEAAYWKAIDGFLDSMK; this is translated from the coding sequence ATGGACGCACGCACCAAAGCAGCCGGCTTCACGCAGGCAAGACGCTGTCTCGCCCGCCTGCTCGCTCTCGGGCTGATCGGCTACGGAGTGTGGTGCACCATGCTCTTCTCGATGCAGGATCGAATGCTCTTCCCGCGCGAGTTCGCCGAGGCCACCGGTGCGCCCACCAACGCAGAGCGTCTGGCCATCACGATCGAGAGTAGCCCGGGCCGCGGCGGCGAGGTCGAGGCGTTCCTCAGTCTGCCGCAGGGCGAGGGCCCGTTCCCGCTCGTAGTCGCCTTTCACGGCAACGCCGAGTGCGTCGATGGTCTCGATTGGTATCGCGAGCGATACACCGGACGCGCCTGGGCGGTCCTGACGCCGGAATACCGCGGCTATGGCCGAAGCAGCGGCAAGCCCTCACAGAAAGCAATCGTCGCCGACGCCGTGCAGTTCATCGACCTTCTTCTCAATCGCCCGGAGATCGATGCCTCGCGCATCGTCTATCACGGGCGGTCGCTCGGTGGAGCCGTCGCGGCACAGGTCGCGCGGGAGAGGCCGCCCCGCGCGATGATCCTCGAATCAACGTTCACCAGCATCGCGTCCATGGCCGCGGGCTACGGCGTACCCCCTTTCCTCGTGAAGAACCCCTTCCGCACCGATCGCGTGCTGCGTGAGTACACGGGCCCCGTGCTGCTCCTCCACGGCATCGACGACACAATCATTCCGATTGAACACTCGCGCCGTCTCGCGAAGCGTGCGCCGCAAAGAGGCGCGAACGCAACACACGCCCCCGCGACCCGCACGCTCATCGAAATGCCCGGCGGCCACAACGACTTCCCAGTGGATGAGGCCGCGTACTGGAAGGCGATCGACGGGTTCCTGGATTCGATGAAGTAA
- a CDS encoding DUF115 domain-containing protein: MNTAHRAHTPTASRDAAARPSAETLERNLRAIAIASPKVADRVRQTPARQDIDFTLAPDGALTASLPGPRGPRSLASPRRPLEEARHIAESIDVASTPGVVALGFGLGHHVERVARGIARSGVLLCFEPDVPLLRAVLERIDHSEWIRACNVGFLTDHGDSASISEAVKGSEGVFVLGTALLEHPASRARCSGALDAFSTLFTSVMRAARTTVLTTLVQSEATLRNLLMNTDWYVSTPGIADLAGIARGRAAVVVSAGPSLERNIDLLARPGVRDRVVIIAVQTVLKQLLARGIRPHFVTALDHHEISRRFYEGLTAEQVAGVTLVVEPRANPAILESFPGAIRCCEDEWLEEIVGGIADKKGKLPAGATVAHLAYSLARHLGCDPVIMVGQDLGFTDGQYYAAGAAIHSTWGPELNPFRTLEMFEWERIARSRRLLRRLEDTHGRPIYTDEQMAAYLVQFEQMFGADAEQGLRTIDATEGGVAKRNTTAITLADALDRHAPPTPPPTSPLTPPLTPPLDLSTPTSGRHSPAARDRIAEARARFRVARQEVSQVARLSADALDLLKRMQRAYPDERKVNDLIRRIEPITAKVNAQPIGFTIVQHVNQVGALNRFKADRAIALDTTLSPIERQKRQIERDIDNVSRIRESASTALRLLDHALEALSGARKLTRDVAPEDPSLTLDAAAVRRRTHRVVALLPVDPDRGSLGIARRLADPVAGRMNALQLTLARLASTAHIRDAVLLTPEPDRVRELLGDENALRPLRIRIEHIDRQHLDARRDAVAQARLFAPSSWRGSIAGLTIYDELLLAKPMARAAQDADAALLLGPDWCAVDPALCDAIVERHAEHPSGTRVTFTQAAPGLAPCLIARSMLDEFAVSQDSAQWLATIGASLGYIPIGPQSDPIAKICCVPVDPGYRDLNGRAIMDLPGSRAALAPVLASYADNARHAPTSEIVHALADRLTASPAAPQHLTLELCTGRMTSGIRGLWTRGREDVAERPPIEPERAAEIIESALRANPAIAISLAGIGDPLRHHAWREIIRAARTAGCRALHVRTDLLCSTEEAHDLVDSGAGVISVDLMAATRQTYRTIMGVDQYERAESNLTSLIESVRALPAPGALPPCWIVPRITRCDESLAEIEPFYDRWLTVAGACVIDPLPRAVAGSRIAPLPLPIHVQRRFARKHMTILSDGRVPFDGHEHGARHVVGIVQTKRAADTLGLTCAPLTDLFRSLWRLRQEHLPADAPSTRTLLAA; the protein is encoded by the coding sequence ATGAACACCGCGCACCGCGCTCACACACCAACCGCATCCAGAGACGCCGCAGCGCGTCCCTCCGCCGAGACCCTCGAACGCAACCTCCGCGCGATCGCGATCGCCTCACCGAAGGTCGCCGATCGCGTCCGCCAGACCCCCGCGCGCCAGGACATCGACTTCACCCTCGCACCCGACGGCGCACTCACCGCATCACTCCCCGGTCCGCGCGGCCCACGCTCCCTCGCCAGCCCGCGCCGCCCCCTCGAAGAAGCCCGGCACATCGCCGAATCGATCGATGTCGCATCAACGCCCGGCGTCGTCGCCCTCGGATTCGGCCTCGGCCACCACGTCGAGCGCGTCGCCCGCGGAATCGCCCGCTCCGGCGTGCTCCTCTGCTTCGAGCCCGATGTGCCCCTCCTCCGCGCCGTGCTCGAACGCATCGACCACAGCGAGTGGATCCGCGCCTGCAACGTCGGCTTCCTCACCGACCACGGCGACTCGGCCTCCATCAGCGAGGCCGTCAAAGGAAGCGAGGGCGTCTTCGTACTCGGCACCGCCCTGCTCGAGCACCCCGCCTCCCGCGCCCGCTGCTCGGGCGCGCTCGACGCCTTCTCCACCCTCTTCACCAGCGTCATGCGCGCAGCCCGCACAACCGTCCTCACCACCCTCGTCCAGTCCGAGGCGACGCTCCGAAACCTCCTCATGAACACCGACTGGTACGTCTCCACCCCCGGAATCGCCGATCTCGCCGGCATCGCCCGTGGACGCGCCGCCGTCGTCGTCTCCGCCGGCCCCTCCCTCGAACGAAACATCGACCTCCTCGCACGCCCCGGCGTCCGCGACCGCGTCGTCATCATCGCCGTGCAGACCGTCCTCAAACAGCTCCTCGCCCGAGGCATCCGCCCCCACTTCGTCACCGCCCTCGACCACCACGAGATCAGCCGCCGCTTCTACGAGGGCCTCACCGCCGAACAGGTCGCTGGCGTCACACTCGTCGTCGAGCCCCGCGCCAACCCCGCCATCCTCGAGTCCTTCCCCGGCGCGATCCGCTGCTGCGAGGACGAATGGCTCGAAGAGATCGTCGGAGGCATCGCCGACAAAAAGGGCAAACTCCCCGCCGGCGCTACCGTCGCACACCTCGCCTACTCGCTCGCTCGCCACCTCGGCTGCGATCCCGTCATCATGGTCGGGCAAGACCTCGGCTTCACCGACGGCCAGTACTACGCCGCAGGCGCCGCCATCCACTCCACCTGGGGACCCGAGCTCAATCCCTTCCGCACGCTCGAGATGTTCGAGTGGGAACGCATCGCCAGATCCCGACGACTCCTCCGGCGACTCGAAGACACACACGGACGCCCCATCTACACCGACGAGCAGATGGCGGCATATCTCGTGCAGTTCGAGCAGATGTTCGGTGCCGACGCCGAACAAGGCCTGCGCACCATCGACGCCACCGAAGGAGGCGTCGCCAAACGCAACACCACCGCGATCACCCTCGCCGACGCGCTCGACAGACACGCCCCCCCCACCCCCCCACCCACCTCTCCACTCACCCCCCCACTCACCCCCCCGCTCGATCTCTCCACGCCCACCTCCGGGCGCCACTCGCCCGCCGCGCGCGATCGCATCGCCGAGGCCCGAGCCCGCTTCCGTGTCGCGCGCCAGGAGGTCTCACAGGTCGCCCGCCTCTCCGCCGACGCGCTCGACCTTCTCAAGCGCATGCAGCGCGCCTACCCCGACGAGCGCAAGGTCAACGATCTCATCCGACGCATCGAACCCATCACCGCCAAGGTCAACGCCCAACCCATCGGCTTCACGATCGTCCAGCACGTCAACCAGGTCGGCGCGCTCAACCGCTTCAAGGCCGATCGCGCCATCGCCCTCGACACCACGCTCTCCCCCATCGAACGCCAGAAACGCCAGATCGAGCGCGACATCGACAACGTCTCACGCATACGAGAGTCCGCCTCAACCGCGCTGCGCCTCCTCGACCACGCCCTCGAAGCACTCTCGGGCGCCCGCAAACTCACACGCGATGTCGCACCCGAAGATCCTTCGCTCACTCTCGATGCCGCCGCCGTCCGCCGCCGCACCCACCGCGTCGTCGCACTCCTCCCCGTCGATCCCGACCGCGGCTCGCTCGGCATCGCAAGACGCCTCGCCGATCCCGTCGCCGGCCGCATGAACGCCCTGCAACTCACCCTCGCACGCCTCGCCTCGACGGCCCACATCCGCGATGCCGTCCTCCTCACGCCCGAGCCCGATCGCGTCCGCGAACTCCTCGGCGATGAGAACGCCCTCCGACCCCTCCGCATCCGCATCGAGCACATCGACCGCCAGCACCTCGACGCCAGACGCGACGCCGTCGCACAAGCCCGCCTCTTCGCCCCCTCCAGTTGGCGCGGCTCCATCGCCGGGCTCACCATCTACGACGAACTCCTCCTCGCAAAGCCCATGGCCCGTGCGGCACAAGACGCCGACGCCGCACTCCTCCTCGGCCCCGATTGGTGCGCAGTCGATCCCGCGCTCTGCGATGCGATCGTCGAACGCCACGCCGAACACCCCTCCGGCACACGCGTCACATTCACACAGGCCGCCCCCGGGCTCGCCCCCTGCCTCATCGCCCGCTCCATGCTCGACGAGTTCGCCGTCTCGCAGGACTCCGCGCAATGGCTCGCAACCATCGGCGCCTCCCTCGGCTACATCCCGATCGGTCCGCAATCCGATCCCATCGCCAAGATCTGCTGCGTCCCAGTCGATCCCGGCTACCGGGACCTCAACGGCCGCGCCATCATGGACCTTCCCGGCAGCCGCGCCGCCCTCGCCCCGGTCCTCGCCTCCTACGCCGACAACGCACGCCACGCCCCGACCTCCGAGATCGTCCATGCACTCGCCGATCGCCTCACCGCCTCACCCGCCGCGCCCCAGCACCTCACGCTCGAACTCTGCACCGGACGCATGACCTCCGGCATCCGCGGGCTCTGGACACGAGGGCGCGAAGACGTCGCCGAACGCCCGCCCATCGAACCCGAACGCGCCGCCGAGATCATCGAGTCCGCCCTCCGCGCCAATCCCGCGATCGCCATCTCACTCGCAGGAATCGGCGATCCGCTCCGCCACCACGCCTGGCGAGAGATCATCCGCGCCGCCCGCACCGCCGGATGCCGCGCCCTGCACGTCAGGACCGATCTCCTCTGCTCCACCGAAGAAGCCCACGACCTCGTCGATTCCGGCGCGGGCGTGATCAGCGTCGACCTCATGGCCGCCACGCGCCAGACCTATCGCACCATCATGGGCGTCGATCAGTACGAGCGTGCCGAGTCCAACCTCACCTCGCTCATCGAGTCCGTCCGAGCGCTCCCCGCCCCCGGCGCGCTCCCCCCGTGCTGGATCGTCCCGCGCATCACCCGCTGCGACGAGTCCCTCGCCGAGATCGAGCCCTTCTACGACCGCTGGCTCACCGTCGCGGGCGCGTGCGTCATCGATCCGCTCCCAAGAGCCGTCGCGGGCTCGCGCATCGCACCGCTCCCGCTCCCCATCCATGTCCAGCGACGCTTCGCACGCAAGCACATGACGATCCTCTCCGACGGGCGCGTCCCCTTCGACGGACACGAGCACGGCGCACGCCACGTCGTCGGCATCGTCCAGACCAAGCGCGCCGCCGACACCCTCGGGCTCACCTGCGCCCCGCTCACCGATCTCTTCCGCTCGCTCTGGCGTCTGCGCCAGGAACACCTCCCCGCCGACGCGCCATCCACGCGAACCCTCCTCGCCGCATGA
- a CDS encoding acylneuraminate cytidylyltransferase family protein, whose translation MSNAPDPSAPARTGAAAIILGRAGSKGVPGKNLAPVAGKPCAQWTIEHALRSRSVSTVALSSDSPELLDLAGALGATPIPRPAELATDHATIDAAARHAAEHLLRTNTITPSTPLVILYANVPVRPGDLTDRALTRLLSTRCDSVQSYAPVGKHHPWWTARIDETSGTLRPWEGDTLNHNVFRRQDLPPAYIPDGGVIALTLRALMLAIPDVPPGPHAFFGADRRAITNPEGAVIDIDSPTDLLVADALLRST comes from the coding sequence ATGAGCAACGCCCCCGACCCATCCGCACCGGCTCGCACAGGGGCCGCCGCCATCATCCTCGGGCGCGCCGGCAGCAAGGGTGTGCCCGGCAAAAACCTCGCCCCCGTCGCCGGCAAGCCCTGCGCCCAGTGGACCATCGAGCACGCCCTTCGCTCTCGCTCAGTCTCCACCGTCGCCCTCTCCTCCGACAGCCCCGAGCTCCTCGACCTCGCCGGCGCCCTCGGCGCGACCCCCATCCCGCGCCCCGCCGAACTCGCAACCGACCACGCCACCATCGACGCCGCCGCACGCCACGCCGCCGAGCACCTCCTCCGCACCAACACCATCACGCCCTCCACACCCCTCGTCATCCTCTACGCCAACGTCCCCGTCCGGCCGGGCGACCTCACCGACCGCGCCCTCACTCGCCTCCTCTCCACGCGCTGCGACTCCGTCCAGTCCTACGCCCCCGTCGGCAAGCACCACCCCTGGTGGACCGCACGCATCGACGAAACCTCAGGCACCCTCCGCCCCTGGGAAGGCGACACCCTCAACCACAACGTCTTCCGAAGACAAGACCTCCCACCCGCCTACATCCCCGATGGAGGCGTCATCGCCCTCACCCTCCGCGCCCTCATGCTCGCCATCCCCGACGTCCCGCCCGGCCCCCACGCCTTCTTCGGCGCCGACCGACGCGCCATCACCAACCCCGAGGGCGCGGTCATCGACATCGACTCACCCACCGACCTCCTCGTCGCCGACGCCCTCCTCCGATCAACCTGA
- a CDS encoding site-specific DNA-methyltransferase — MAHPITPPNPTYTRNDPECRVYVGDSRTLLRSIPECISGKVDLVFADPPFNWSRDYDREKTGKTWDDRSMSDKEYLDFTYAWLDGCIDALRPGGSMWVNIPDDWAAEIVVHLKSRRLSMVNWCIWHYRFGQNTTGRFINSKVHALYFTKAGINTWNPDEILELSDRAAIYGDARTMNKKDGLAPGMRVPMDVWYGQYWGRIQGNNKERRPNHDNQLPEVYLERVIRSTSNPGDLVLDPFLGSGTTGVVAHALGRRFIGFEYSPANAKSAFTRIGEGMVRTGGVRGMSTAIFPKRRPAPTPTT; from the coding sequence ATGGCCCACCCCATCACGCCCCCAAACCCCACCTACACGCGCAATGACCCCGAGTGCCGCGTCTATGTCGGCGACTCGCGCACGCTCCTCCGCTCCATCCCTGAGTGCATCTCAGGCAAGGTCGATCTCGTCTTCGCCGACCCGCCCTTCAACTGGAGCCGCGACTACGACCGCGAGAAAACCGGCAAAACTTGGGACGACCGCTCCATGTCCGACAAGGAATACCTCGACTTCACCTACGCCTGGCTCGACGGCTGCATCGACGCCCTCCGCCCCGGCGGCAGCATGTGGGTCAACATCCCCGACGACTGGGCCGCCGAGATCGTCGTACACCTCAAATCCCGCCGCCTCTCCATGGTCAACTGGTGCATCTGGCACTACCGCTTCGGCCAGAACACCACCGGCCGCTTCATCAACTCAAAGGTCCACGCCCTCTACTTCACCAAAGCCGGTATCAACACCTGGAACCCCGACGAGATCCTCGAACTCTCCGACCGCGCCGCCATCTACGGCGATGCACGCACCATGAACAAGAAAGACGGACTCGCCCCCGGCATGCGCGTCCCCATGGATGTCTGGTACGGCCAGTATTGGGGACGCATCCAGGGCAACAACAAAGAACGACGCCCCAACCACGACAACCAACTCCCCGAGGTCTACCTCGAACGCGTCATCCGCAGCACCTCAAACCCCGGCGACCTCGTCCTCGATCCCTTCCTCGGATCCGGAACCACCGGCGTCGTCGCCCACGCCCTCGGAAGACGCTTCATCGGCTTCGAATACTCACCCGCAAACGCAAAGAGCGCGTTCACACGCATCGGCGAGGGCATGGTCCGCACCGGCGGCGTCCGCGGCATGAGCACCGCCATCTTCCCCAAACGACGCCCCGCGCCCACTCCCACAACCTGA